The following are encoded in a window of Diorhabda sublineata isolate icDioSubl1.1 chromosome 3, icDioSubl1.1, whole genome shotgun sequence genomic DNA:
- the LOC130441792 gene encoding uncharacterized protein LOC130441792, protein MGEEIITEEQCERILARYLLDENAVSEIQDSKIKENTNITSFSSRLIDNQCEGLIGEQFFLTIKYHYKLESKLASFFVKILSKSNGIMYRIAKEIRAFENESFFYGKYIPYLQDEGFPCTYVPKSYFFESEIIVLEDLVGSSYKSLGKNVSLDINHCYKCLETIARFHADSMLFELKKSKDLAWEYKLSEAFPEVFEHHIEEEQNVLVAKYYEYGIRGLKKLIELLPEDTIEVEQFVKLFEETIHKIPEIQAEGNKKYKTVLTHNDLWCSNILYKYANDKNVESCKLIDFQTITLKPPIVDVLGFIYLNTRKTFRDIHTVDLISQYYTYLSKNIEAAGYNVQEVISFGEFQKSFEFLRLTCKIHCIIDRSFTLIPDDLYVENSRSEATFSNFIFEGRPDMMAKLFRRNDVYKEIMTEELFELKTLLFVENS, encoded by the coding sequence ATGGGCGAAGAAATTATAACAGAAGAACAATGTGAAAGAATTCTTGCACGATATTTGTTGGATGAAAATGCTGTGAGCGAGATACAAGATtcgaaaataaaggaaaatacCAACATAACCTCTTTCTCCAGTCGCCTTATCGATAATCAGTGTGAAGGGTTGATAGGAGAACAATTTTTTCTCACGATAAAATATCACTACAAACTTGAAAGTAAACTCGCtagtttttttgtgaaaatattgagTAAAAGTAACGGAATTATGTACAGAATCGCAAAAGAAATAAGAGCCTTCGAAAACGAATCGTTTTTTTACGGAAAGTATATCCCTTATCTACAAGATGAAGGTTTTCCTTGTACTTATGtaccaaaaagttattttttcgaATCAGAAATAATCGTTTTGGAAGATTTAGTTGGATCATCCTATAAATCTCTTGGAAAAAATGTATCATTGGATATAAATCACTGTTATAAATGTTTGGAAACTATCGCTAGATTTCATGCTGACTCAATGTTATTCGAATTGAAGAAATCCAAAGATTTAGCTTGGGAATATAAATTATCTGAAGCGTTTCCTGAAGTTTTCGAGCATCATATAGAAGAAGAACAAAACGTATTGGTTGCAAAATATTACGAATACGGTATCCGGGGTCTGAAGAAACTCATCGAACTTCTACCAGAGGATACGATAGAAGTAGAACAATTCGTCAAATTATTTGAGGAAACCATTCATAAAATACCCGAAATTCAAGCAGAAggcaacaaaaaatacaaaaccgTCCTTACTCACAACGATCTTTGGTGCAGTAATATCCTGTATAAATATGCGAATGATAAAAATGTGGAGTCTTGTAAACTCATAGATTTCCAAACTATCACTTTAAAACCTCCAATAGTAGACGTATtgggttttatttatttgaatacaagaAAAACTTTTCGAGATATTCATACGGTCGATCTCATTAGTCAATATTACACATATCTCTCAAAAAATATAGAAGCAGCTGGTTATAACGTTCAAGAAGTTATTAGTTTCGGAGAATTTCAAAAATCGTTCGAATTTCTGCGTCTAACTTGTAAGATACATTGCATTATCGATAGAAGTTTCACTTTGATTCCCGATGATTTGTACGTTGAAAATTCGCGATCCGAAGCaacgttttcaaattttattttcgaaggTCGTCCCGATATGATGGCGAAACTTTTCCGACGTAACgatgtatataaagaaattatgaCCGAAGAATTATTTGAACTGAAAACACTTTTGTTTGTCGAGAatagttga